In the genome of Methylothermaceae bacteria B42, the window GCATCATCGGTCCAGAAATTCCAGGGTTTGAAGATCTTGTACAAGGGCGAGTGCGACAACACTACAATTGGCATGCTGGCATCATACTTGGCCAGGTCCTGTTTGAGCCATTGCAGTTGGGACTCGCCCACCATGAAAGGCGAGCCTTGGGGATTGTCGAGGCGGGCCATATTCAGCATCCGTTCCATCGGCGTTTTCCAGCGCTTGATCCAGTCCTCATAGGTAAGGATGCTGTTGAGTACCACGAAATGCACGCCTTTGTGGTCAAAGCTGTAATGTAGGGGACTGATTTTGTCTTCCCAAAATTCACCCATGTCGAGATAAAAATCATGCTCGCCGGTCACCCAATGGACAGGCGGGCGAAGGGCGGACATTAATTCCAGCCCGTGGTCCAGTTCTTCCCGTTTGCCCAGTTGAGCCAAGTCGCCGCCGTAGATGACAAAATCGGGCCTGGGAGACATCAGGTTGACTTCCATGATGGCTTTGCGCAGTCCCTGGTCGAAGTTGCGGGTGAACTGATTGCCTTTGATATGGGTAAGATGAGAGTCAGAAATATAGGCGAAGGTAAATGATTCGTGCTCGACTGATGGCTTCTTCCCCATGCCCCAGCTAATTTCCACCAAACTGAAGGGGAGAGTGGCAGCCGCTCCTGCGGCAGCCATCTGTTTGAGGAACTGTCTGCGATTGACTGGCATGGTGATTACCTCGTGTTAGCTTGCAGTTTGGCGAAACGGCTGCTGGTAAGCGATTTCATGAACGTTACCAGATCGGATTTTTCCTGGGGTGTGAGATTCAGCGGTCGGATGCCGCCATCCAGCATGGGATTGTCGCGCCCTCCTTTGTCATAAAAATCCACGACTTCTTCGAGGGTCTTGAGGCTGCCATCGTGCATATAGGGCGCGGTGAGCGCAATATTGCGCAGCGTCGAAGTTTTGAATTGGCCGATATCCTGGGTATCTCCGGTCACGATGAAGCGCCCCAACTCTGATATTTCCACTTGGGTCAGCACCGTTTCATCTACCTCTTTGCCGGCCTGTTTCGCTTGGCGGAAAGTGGCAATGATTTCCGGCAGGCGGGCTTCGATTTTGTCAAAACCGACACCCAAATTGTGAAATTGATTATCGGTAAATAGCGCGGTGGATGCTTCAATGACGTGACAGCTAACGCAGCGTCCTTTATCCCGGAAAACCGCCAAACCCCGGATCGCAGCAGCCGACAGCGCCTTTTTATCGCCTCCGAATTGATACCGGTCGAAAGGGCTGTCGCCAGCCACCACCGTGCGTTCGAAACTGGCAATGGCCTGGGCCATGTGGTCAATGGTAATGCGATCTAGCGCCAAGCCAAAAGCCTGGCGGAACTGATTGCGGTAGTTAGGATCGGTGCGGACGATTTGGACGATGGGGTCGTGGCTTTTCAATCCATGTTCAATGGGATTGATGAAAGGATCCTTGCTTTGAGCTTCAAGGCTGGGACGACGGCCGTCCCAGAATTGCAGCTTGTAATAGGCGGCATTGATGACCGTGGGCGCATTACGGGTTCCTTTTTGGCCGCCAATGCCTTCAGAAACCGGCAGCCCGTCTTGAAACGCCAGCTCTGGTTTATGGCAATGGGCACAACTGATCGTGCCATCGGCGCTGAACCGCTTGTCTTCGAACAGTAACTTACCGAGACGGGCTTTTTCTATCGTCAGGGGATTGTCTGCCGGTACCGGGACGGGTGGCAAGCCGAGCAAGGTTTTTCCCTGGGGCAGGGTGATTTCCTCCGCGCACGCGACAGATAGACCGAATGCCAAGGTGGACATTACCAGAGCTGGAGTTTTCATGCTGTTTCCTATCGGTGATAAATATAAAGCGTGACTTCAAATCCCAAACGCAGGTCGTTAAAACTAGGTTTTTCCCAAATCATGGTTTTTTCTCCAAATTCCCGTTTCTGACAGAAAGGAGAATAATCCCAAAGTGTTACTGGAAAATTTCAAATTGGGCTGGAAATGTTACCAACGGTAACAATTA includes:
- a CDS encoding cytochrome-c peroxidase, coding for MKTPALVMSTLAFGLSVACAEEITLPQGKTLLGLPPVPVPADNPLTIEKARLGKLLFEDKRFSADGTISCAHCHKPELAFQDGLPVSEGIGGQKGTRNAPTVINAAYYKLQFWDGRRPSLEAQSKDPFINPIEHGLKSHDPIVQIVRTDPNYRNQFRQAFGLALDRITIDHMAQAIASFERTVVAGDSPFDRYQFGGDKKALSAAAIRGLAVFRDKGRCVSCHVIEASTALFTDNQFHNLGVGFDKIEARLPEIIATFRQAKQAGKEVDETVLTQVEISELGRFIVTGDTQDIGQFKTSTLRNIALTAPYMHDGSLKTLEEVVDFYDKGGRDNPMLDGGIRPLNLTPQEKSDLVTFMKSLTSSRFAKLQANTR
- a CDS encoding serine/threonine protein phosphatase; amino-acid sequence: MTMPVNRRQFLKQMAAAGAAATLPFSLVEISWGMGKKPSVEHESFTFAYISDSHLTHIKGNQFTRNFDQGLRKAIMEVNLMSPRPDFVIYGGDLAQLGKREELDHGLELMSALRPPVHWVTGEHDFYLDMGEFWEDKISPLHYSFDHKGVHFVVLNSILTYEDWIKRWKTPMERMLNMARLDNPQGSPFMVGESQLQWLKQDLAKYDASMPIVVLSHSPLYKIFKPWNFWTDDAEKVQKLLQRFQRVTVLHGHVHQVLYNQIGNITFYAMMATAWPWPYPVSYVQKPNQVPKLTVFMNRADPFHERDGTGWDILDMDSGAITNHYQLWMNENRTVAFDFKLEHPVDLKYQDPDKRIPPQFHY